The Triticum dicoccoides isolate Atlit2015 ecotype Zavitan chromosome 6A, WEW_v2.0, whole genome shotgun sequence genome has a window encoding:
- the LOC119317877 gene encoding protease Do-like 9, with protein sequence MDGSASKGKRKRGRKSKAAADHPSLSPDAPAAVVAENPAPAAAGRRGRKPRRVEVEAPAAADASTPRRGDAKHLANGGDAAMAELGPAGWEEVVRVVPSMDAVVKVFCVHTEPNFSLPWQRKRQYSSSSSGFIIGGRRVLTNAHSVEHFTQVKLKKRGSDTKYLATVLAIGTECDIALLTVSDDEFWEGVTPVEFGSLPALQDAVTVVGYPIGGDTISVTSGVVSRIEILSYVHGSTELLGLQIDAAINSGNSGGPAFNDRGICVGIAFQSLKHEDVENIGYVIPTPVIKHFIQDYEKSGAYTGFPIIGIEWQKMENPDLRKAMGMKPDQKGVRVRRVEPTAPESGCLQPSDIILSFDGVDIANDGTVPFRHGERIGFSYLVSQKYTGDKALIKVLRNSKVHEFKIKLATHKRLIAAHVKGRPPSYYIVAGFVFAAVSVPYLRSEYGKDYEYDAPVKLLVKHLHSMAESPDEQLVVVSQVLVADINIGYEDIVNTQVLAVNGHPVKNLKDLVTTVENCKDEFLKFDLEYDQIVVLETKTAKAATEDILTTHCIPSAMSDDLKA encoded by the exons ATGGACGGCTCCGCCTCCAAGGGCAAGCGCAAGCGCGGCCGCAAGAGCAAGGCGGCAGCGGACCACCCCTCGCTGTCCCCCGATGCCCCCGCCGCCGTGGTCGCCGAGaaccccgcccccgccgccgccggccgccgcgggcgcaagccgcgacgcgtcgaggtcgaGGCCCCGGCCGCCGCGGACGCCTCCACGCCCCGGCGCGGGGACGCGAAGCACCTGGCGAACGGTGGGGACGCGGCGATGGCGGAGCTGGGCCCCGCGGGCTGGGAGGAGGTCGTCAGGGTGGTGCCGTCCATGGACGCGGTCGTCAAGGTGTTCTGCGTGCACACCGAGCCCAACTTCTCGCTGCCGTGGCAGCGGAAGCGGCAGTACAGCTCCAGCAGCAGCGGCTTCATCATCGGCGGCCGGCGCGTCCTCACCAACGCCCACTCTGTCGAGCACTTCACCCAGGTCAAGCTTAAGAAGCGCGGGTCCGACACCAAGTACCTCGCCACCGTCCTCGCCATAGGCACCGAGTGCGACATTG CCTTGTTAACTGTCAGTGATGATGAGTTCTGGGAGGGAGTTACACCAGTTGAGTTTGGGTCGTTGCCAGCACTTCAGGATGCAGTCACTGTTGTTGGTTATCCAATTGGAGGAGATACAATATCAGTGACAAGTGGTGTGGTCTCTAGGATAGAGATACTGTCCTATGTGCATGGTTCTACCGAACTTTTAGGGTTGCAG ATAGATGCAGCTATTAATTCAGGAAATTCAGGTGGCCCAGCTTTTAATGATAGGGGCATATGTGTTGGCATAGCTTTTCAGTCTCTCAAACATGAAGATGTAGAGAATATAGGTTATGTGATACCCACCCCAGTTATCAAGCATTTTATTCAAGACTATGAAAAATCTGGAGCATATACAG GCTTCCCTATAATTGGGATAGAATGGCAGAAAATGGAAAATCCCGATCTCCGGAAAGCAATGGGAATGAAACCTGATCAAAAGGGTGTTCGTGTTAGGAGAGTGGAACCTACTGCTCCCGAGTCTGGATGTCTGCAACCGTCAGATATTATTCTTAGCTTTGATGGAGTTGACATTGCCAATGATGGTACAG TTCCTTTCAGGCATGGCGAGCGAATTGGCTTTAGTTACCTTGTTTCTCAGAAATATACCGGTGACAAAGCCCTTATCAAAGTCCTGCGCAACtcaaaagttcatgaatttaaaataaAGCTAGCGACCCACAAGCGGCTCATTGCAGCTCATGTCAAGGGCAGGCCACCATCATATTACATTGTTGCTGGCTTTGTTTTTGCAGCTGTCTCTGTTCCATATCTCCGTTCTGAG TATGGGAAAGACTACGAATATGATGCACCTGTCAAGTTGTTGGTCAAGCATTTGCATTCAATGGCGGAATCACCTGATGAACAGCTGGTGGTTGTATCACAG GTGCTTGTGGCAGATATCAATATCGGTTATGAAGATATTGTCAATACGCAG GTCCTTGCCGTTAATGGTCATCCTGTGAAAAATCTGAAGGACTTAGTGACAACAGTGGAAAATTGCAAGGATGAATTCTTGAAGTTTGATTTGGAGTATGACCAG ATCGTTGTCCTGGAGACAAAAACCGCGAAGGCTGCTACCGAGGACATTCTGACAACGCACTGCATCCCGTCGGCCATGTCTGATGACCTGAAGGCCTAA